A window of the Planctomycetota bacterium genome harbors these coding sequences:
- a CDS encoding transglutaminase domain-containing protein: MKNLVWAACSAAVLGACSSDSGSSAAMKGSAASSCCAEGKVAAKDDACCASVADRQQIPAREYLQPGDSRTFAIEYVGKVSEIPAGTKKLRVWLPVPEDSTVQTIRNLSFSRKPDKIEREPKYGNKIAYWEIESPGAAADVTMKFECTRLEIRTNLEALQEDGKDPEGSFAVFRKEDRLVTIDDEIRSIAARLTQGKSWTAAKARAIYDYVLEKMTYDKNHAGWGRGSTRHACEVGKGNCTDFHALFNSLCRAAGIASGFEIGLYLPYEKGKVEPPGGYHCWAFFRVPGKTWVPIDASEADRFPERRDYFFGNHTSNRVTLSTGRDIVLEPRQAGEPLNYFLNPYAEADGKPVKTDKTWSYRDLN, translated from the coding sequence ATGAAAAATCTCGTGTGGGCGGCATGCTCGGCGGCGGTCCTCGGGGCCTGCTCGTCGGACTCGGGTTCCTCGGCGGCCATGAAGGGATCGGCCGCCTCCTCCTGCTGCGCCGAAGGAAAGGTCGCGGCCAAGGACGACGCCTGCTGCGCGTCCGTGGCGGATCGGCAGCAGATTCCCGCCCGGGAGTACCTCCAGCCGGGGGACAGCCGGACGTTCGCGATCGAATACGTCGGCAAGGTTTCCGAGATCCCCGCGGGGACGAAGAAGCTCCGCGTGTGGCTGCCCGTGCCCGAGGACTCGACCGTCCAGACGATCCGCAATCTCTCCTTCTCGCGCAAGCCGGACAAGATCGAGCGGGAGCCCAAGTACGGAAACAAGATCGCGTACTGGGAGATCGAAAGCCCCGGCGCCGCGGCGGACGTCACGATGAAATTCGAGTGTACGCGGCTCGAGATCCGGACGAACCTCGAAGCGCTCCAGGAGGACGGAAAGGATCCCGAAGGCTCGTTCGCCGTCTTCCGCAAGGAGGACCGGCTGGTGACGATCGACGACGAGATCCGCTCGATCGCCGCGCGGTTGACGCAGGGGAAGTCCTGGACGGCGGCCAAGGCGCGAGCTATCTATGACTACGTCCTCGAGAAGATGACCTACGACAAGAACCACGCGGGGTGGGGGCGCGGGAGCACGCGGCACGCCTGCGAGGTGGGCAAGGGCAACTGCACGGACTTCCACGCGCTCTTTAATTCCCTCTGCCGGGCGGCCGGCATCGCCAGCGGGTTCGAGATCGGGCTTTATCTCCCCTACGAGAAGGGGAAGGTCGAGCCGCCGGGCGGGTATCACTGCTGGGCGTTCTTCCGCGTGCCGGGGAAGACCTGGGTGCCGATCGACGCCTCCGAAGCCGACCGCTTCCCGGAGCGCCGCGACTATTTCTTCGGCAACCACACGTCCAACCGCGTCACCCTTTCGACGGGCCGGGACATCGTTCTGGAGCCGCGGCAGGCGGGGGAGCCGCTCAACTACTTCCTCAATCCGTACGCCGAGGCCGACGGCAAGCCCGTCAAGACGGACAAGACCTGGTCGTACCGGGATTTGAATTGA
- a CDS encoding porin produces MTPATLLAVWMALTQAASSEAARAVPPDGTGRPAAKAETLEERVARLEQAQAQAAAPEKKGGLTGEGFVFSTDDGNFKGSINGRMLAHYRYVLDRPDEDAAPLRTVPNSFFIRQARIEANFTWYKEFTGKVQYDIPTGTYNQTTGAISSATGTLRDAFVAWHRWKEFSVRVGQFFEPLSQEDVTSTRFIDFVERSVMNRLLPGREIGLAVYGSLLEDKLAYEVMACNGNALLNDQGRNVNDGNDEKELAARFYVFPVEGLRLGAAASFGEADDLAAGGFDLVTTELSVMWLDGQAGPVFDGTRRRYVINASYATGPFSVRGELFFREDELQDPNPESALESMGYYLYGTWLLTGEKKTPETRVTPAQAFLEGGGIGAVELAVRFAHVEVDNAEDAGLIGAAGDAQEVDVLTVGVNWWPVKYVRVSVNFVHEMYDEDLAFENGREEDSLSGVLTRFQIDF; encoded by the coding sequence ATGACCCCAGCAACGCTTCTGGCCGTATGGATGGCCCTGACTCAGGCCGCTTCGTCGGAGGCCGCCCGGGCCGTTCCGCCCGACGGGACGGGCAGGCCCGCCGCGAAGGCCGAGACGCTTGAAGAGCGCGTGGCCCGCCTCGAGCAGGCCCAGGCTCAGGCCGCCGCCCCCGAGAAGAAGGGAGGCCTCACGGGCGAGGGCTTCGTCTTCAGCACCGACGACGGCAACTTCAAGGGCTCCATCAACGGCCGGATGCTGGCCCATTACCGTTACGTCCTCGACCGGCCGGACGAGGACGCCGCTCCTCTTCGCACGGTCCCGAACTCCTTCTTCATCCGCCAGGCGCGGATCGAGGCCAACTTCACGTGGTACAAGGAGTTCACCGGCAAGGTGCAGTACGACATCCCGACGGGGACGTACAACCAGACGACCGGCGCGATTTCGAGCGCCACGGGCACCCTGCGGGACGCCTTCGTGGCCTGGCACCGCTGGAAGGAGTTCTCCGTCCGTGTGGGGCAGTTTTTCGAGCCGCTGTCCCAGGAGGACGTCACCTCGACGCGCTTCATCGATTTCGTCGAGCGTTCCGTCATGAACCGGCTTCTGCCCGGCCGGGAGATCGGCCTGGCGGTCTACGGGAGCCTTCTGGAGGACAAGCTCGCCTACGAAGTGATGGCGTGCAACGGCAACGCGCTCCTCAACGACCAGGGGCGCAACGTCAACGACGGCAACGACGAGAAGGAGCTGGCCGCGCGGTTCTACGTCTTTCCGGTGGAGGGCCTGCGCCTGGGCGCGGCCGCGTCCTTCGGGGAGGCGGACGATCTCGCCGCGGGCGGGTTCGACCTCGTGACGACGGAGCTTTCCGTGATGTGGCTCGACGGCCAGGCGGGTCCCGTGTTCGACGGGACGCGCCGCCGGTATGTGATCAACGCGTCGTACGCCACGGGGCCCTTCAGCGTCCGCGGGGAGCTTTTCTTCCGCGAAGACGAGCTTCAGGATCCGAACCCGGAAAGCGCGCTCGAGAGCATGGGCTACTACCTCTACGGCACGTGGCTTCTGACCGGCGAGAAGAAGACGCCCGAGACGCGCGTGACGCCGGCGCAGGCCTTCCTCGAAGGCGGCGGAATCGGCGCCGTGGAGCTCGCGGTCCGCTTCGCCCACGTCGAGGTGGACAACGCCGAGGACGCCGGGCTCATCGGCGCGGCCGGCGACGCCCAGGAGGTGGACGTTCTGACGGTGGGCGTCAACTGGTGGCCGGTGAAGTATGTGCGCGTGTCGGTCAACTTCGTCCATGAGATGTACGACGAGGACCTGGCGTTCGAGAACGGCCGCGAGGAGGACTCGCTGAGCGGAGTTCTGACGCGCTTCCAGATCGATTTCTGA
- a CDS encoding YHS domain-containing protein: protein MKRSFGAAAAVVAAAGLAWAAVSSQAVNSTCPVKQGQAVKPNITSTYKGKTVAFCCNNCKGQFDANPEKFAANIPELAGPQPPASLGSIDEALKAGKLAVLAFLDYSQRSDLFEKKILADPLLADVFSKVAYVKVNFKKDSEDAKKWKVTSVPTLLLVDAAHGEPKELKRLAGGSPVLIKKEIENALKKIEAGGGK, encoded by the coding sequence ATGAAGAGAAGTTTCGGCGCGGCCGCGGCGGTGGTGGCCGCGGCGGGACTGGCCTGGGCGGCCGTGAGCTCCCAGGCGGTCAACAGCACCTGCCCCGTCAAGCAGGGCCAGGCGGTCAAGCCCAACATCACCTCGACCTACAAGGGCAAGACCGTGGCCTTCTGCTGCAACAACTGCAAGGGGCAGTTCGACGCGAACCCGGAGAAGTTCGCCGCCAACATCCCCGAGCTGGCGGGCCCGCAGCCCCCGGCCTCGCTCGGCAGCATCGACGAGGCGCTCAAGGCCGGGAAGCTCGCGGTCCTCGCCTTCCTCGATTACTCCCAGAGGTCGGATCTCTTCGAGAAGAAGATCCTGGCGGATCCGCTTCTGGCGGACGTCTTCTCGAAGGTGGCGTATGTGAAGGTGAACTTCAAGAAGGACTCGGAGGACGCCAAGAAGTGGAAGGTCACCTCCGTGCCGACGCTGCTGCTCGTGGACGCGGCGCACGGGGAGCCCAAGGAGCTCAAGCGCCTGGCGGGCGGCAGCCCCGTCTTGATCAAGAAGGAAATCGAGAACGCCCTCAAGAAGATCGAAGCGGGCGGCGGCAAGTAG
- a CDS encoding 50S ribosomal protein L11 methyltransferase, with amino-acid sequence MPSADRSWDDWRTWLRQSWGLALDVSDAREHETYDPARPLGDVAARLGLREERDPERGLTSDQATLFMGAALARRAEALRGRTVWEVGCGTGVLSALAARLGAARVRATDVDARAVELARRTAALNGVTVEAAVADLFEGAPWADPADVLVADLPQKPVDGAPLPLGQDGGPEGLRCLGPFLEGAPARLAPGGRLFFFVHSLAHPGALVRLHALFRPRVLSFMRRIFEREAFAPILPYLESRRARGLCRYWDRPDGRGEFLAAVFEAERRA; translated from the coding sequence ATGCCTTCCGCGGATAGGAGCTGGGACGACTGGCGGACGTGGCTCCGGCAAAGCTGGGGCCTGGCGCTCGACGTCTCGGACGCCCGGGAGCACGAGACGTACGACCCGGCGCGGCCGCTCGGGGACGTGGCGGCCCGCCTGGGGCTCCGGGAGGAGCGCGATCCGGAGCGGGGCCTGACGTCGGATCAGGCGACGCTGTTTATGGGCGCGGCGCTCGCCCGGCGGGCGGAGGCGCTGCGGGGGCGCACGGTCTGGGAAGTGGGCTGCGGAACGGGGGTGCTTTCGGCCCTGGCGGCGCGGCTGGGAGCGGCGCGGGTCCGGGCGACGGACGTGGATGCCCGGGCGGTGGAGCTGGCGCGCCGGACGGCCGCGCTCAACGGGGTGACCGTCGAGGCCGCGGTGGCGGACCTTTTCGAGGGGGCGCCGTGGGCGGACCCCGCGGACGTCCTCGTGGCCGACCTGCCGCAGAAGCCCGTGGACGGCGCGCCGCTGCCGCTCGGGCAGGACGGGGGACCGGAAGGCCTGCGGTGCCTCGGGCCCTTCCTCGAAGGAGCGCCGGCGCGCCTGGCCCCCGGCGGGCGGCTCTTCTTCTTCGTCCACTCGCTGGCCCACCCGGGGGCGCTCGTGCGGCTCCACGCGCTTTTCCGCCCGCGCGTCCTCTCCTTCATGCGGCGGATCTTCGAGCGGGAGGCTTTCGCGCCGATTCTTCCCTATCTCGAGAGCCGCCGGGCGCGGGGGCTCTGCCGGTACTGGGACCGTCCCGACGGCCGCGGCGAATTCCTCGCCGCCGTGTTCGAAGCGGAGCGGCGCGCCTAG
- a CDS encoding Gfo/Idh/MocA family oxidoreductase, which yields MPSSFSRRKFLASSAAAAAAPWIVPASALGRAGRPAPSERVTMGIIGCGGMGTSNMEQFMGLPDVQVVAVCDVDREYALSKGGANKFGRDAAKARVEKRYAEKSPGGSYKGCDAYKDFRELCARKDIDAVVVATPDHWHARCAVEALRHGKDVYGEKPITHTFAEGRILCDAVKKYDRIWQTGSQQRSDREFIRAVEIVRNGLIGKIHTVEVGLPTGHQKASGDLKEQEPPESLDYDFWCGPSEKLPYVPARLHWNWRWHLSYGGGQLMDWIGHHNDIAHWGLDMDLSGPVEVQAVGFQYPEDRRVWNAAWAYEVVCTYANGVRTSISNKHPMGCKWIGENGWVHVTRGKVTASDPKWLEKDFEPGPVKVYRTPGHRRNFIDGVKTRKPCVCPAEVSHRSITPGHLGLVSEALGGRKLKWDPEKEVVVGDPEADKLLKKLDYRAPWKLEA from the coding sequence ATGCCGTCTTCCTTTTCCCGCCGGAAGTTCCTGGCCTCCTCGGCCGCCGCGGCGGCCGCGCCCTGGATCGTCCCCGCTTCCGCCCTCGGCCGCGCCGGCCGCCCCGCCCCCAGCGAACGGGTCACGATGGGCATCATCGGCTGCGGCGGCATGGGCACCTCCAACATGGAACAGTTCATGGGACTGCCCGACGTCCAGGTCGTCGCCGTCTGCGACGTGGACCGCGAATACGCCCTCAGCAAAGGCGGCGCCAACAAGTTCGGCCGCGACGCCGCCAAGGCCCGCGTCGAGAAGCGTTACGCCGAAAAATCCCCGGGCGGCTCCTACAAGGGCTGCGACGCCTACAAGGACTTCCGCGAGCTCTGCGCGCGCAAGGACATCGACGCGGTCGTCGTGGCCACCCCCGACCACTGGCACGCGCGCTGCGCCGTCGAGGCCCTCCGCCACGGCAAGGACGTCTACGGCGAAAAGCCCATCACGCACACCTTCGCCGAAGGACGCATCCTCTGCGACGCCGTCAAGAAATACGACCGCATCTGGCAGACCGGAAGCCAGCAGCGCTCCGACCGCGAATTCATCCGCGCCGTCGAGATCGTCCGCAACGGCCTGATCGGCAAGATCCACACGGTCGAAGTGGGCCTGCCCACGGGCCACCAGAAGGCCTCCGGAGACCTCAAGGAGCAGGAGCCGCCCGAGTCCCTCGATTACGACTTCTGGTGCGGCCCGAGCGAGAAGCTCCCCTACGTCCCCGCCCGCCTGCACTGGAACTGGCGCTGGCACCTGAGCTACGGCGGCGGGCAGCTCATGGACTGGATCGGCCACCACAACGACATCGCGCACTGGGGTCTGGACATGGACCTGAGCGGCCCCGTCGAAGTGCAGGCGGTCGGGTTCCAGTACCCCGAGGACCGCCGCGTCTGGAACGCCGCCTGGGCGTACGAGGTCGTCTGCACGTACGCCAACGGCGTCCGGACGAGCATTTCCAACAAGCACCCCATGGGCTGCAAGTGGATCGGCGAGAACGGCTGGGTGCACGTCACCCGCGGCAAGGTCACCGCGAGCGATCCGAAGTGGCTCGAGAAGGACTTCGAGCCCGGACCGGTCAAGGTCTACCGCACGCCCGGCCACCGGCGGAACTTCATCGACGGCGTCAAGACCCGGAAGCCCTGCGTCTGCCCGGCGGAGGTCTCCCACCGCTCGATCACGCCCGGGCACCTGGGACTCGTCTCCGAAGCGCTGGGCGGACGCAAGCTCAAGTGGGACCCGGAGAAGGAAGTCGTGGTCGGCGATCCCGAGGCGGACAAGCTCCTCAAGAAGCTGGACTACCGGGCGCCCTGGAAGCTGGAGGCCTAG
- a CDS encoding GNAT family N-acetyltransferase, which translates to MRREDFFDLRIATLEPGEPAPPDADLARVEDPPPGEAARRGEGWFYKPCAVTYVLETPPSLEDYIARRFRAGTRNKPRKLLREVPRRYRFEVLPGLARHDEFVELYRRTIAARPRGRDRLAEAGPLEPREWLSFRLYDGPRLAAALLVHRMRRHLSVGYGAFDPADRGLDLEHFLIMQVLERAAREGAPFVSLGMDTNRYGHHLPLGLPAYKLRLGFVPLPYEPAGRELLRVQSFAPFDEGLFFYAYEGDRLAGHLFVRGEPDVRPLLHHNAPPLRVHRIPV; encoded by the coding sequence ATGCGACGGGAAGACTTCTTCGATCTCCGAATCGCGACCCTGGAGCCCGGGGAACCGGCCCCGCCGGACGCGGACCTGGCCCGCGTCGAAGACCCCCCGCCCGGAGAGGCCGCCCGCCGCGGCGAAGGATGGTTCTACAAGCCCTGCGCCGTCACCTACGTGCTCGAGACGCCCCCCTCCCTCGAGGATTACATCGCCCGCCGCTTCCGCGCCGGCACGCGCAACAAGCCCCGGAAACTCCTGCGCGAAGTCCCCCGGCGCTACCGCTTCGAGGTCCTCCCCGGCCTGGCCCGCCATGACGAGTTCGTGGAGCTCTACCGCCGCACGATCGCCGCCCGCCCCCGCGGGCGCGACCGACTGGCCGAGGCCGGACCGCTGGAGCCCCGCGAATGGCTGAGCTTCCGGCTCTACGACGGGCCCCGCCTCGCCGCCGCGCTCCTCGTCCACCGCATGCGCCGTCATCTGTCCGTGGGCTACGGCGCCTTCGACCCCGCCGACCGCGGGCTGGACCTCGAGCACTTCCTCATCATGCAGGTCCTCGAGCGCGCCGCCCGGGAAGGCGCCCCCTTCGTCTCCCTGGGCATGGACACCAACCGCTACGGCCACCACCTGCCGCTGGGGCTGCCGGCCTACAAGCTCCGTCTCGGCTTCGTCCCCTTGCCCTACGAACCCGCCGGCCGGGAGCTCCTGCGCGTCCAAAGCTTCGCCCCCTTCGACGAGGGGCTCTTCTTCTACGCCTACGAGGGCGACCGCCTGGCCGGCCACCTCTTCGTCCGCGGCGAACCGGACGTGCGCCCGCTCCTTCACCACAACGCCCCGCCCCTCCGGGTCCATCGCATCCCGGTTTGA
- a CDS encoding response regulator, translating to MPHAPKRALVADDDEATGRLVREALLLEGYRVEVRANGRDALDRLRAAPPVDLAVLDVVMPGLTGVEVLRSLRAAGGNVPAIVMSSFLSDEVRRICGSLGRVRLLEKPFRLEDLRRAVSELLRPLSC from the coding sequence ATGCCTCACGCCCCGAAGCGCGCCCTGGTGGCCGACGACGACGAAGCGACGGGGCGTCTCGTCCGCGAGGCGCTCCTCCTGGAGGGATACCGCGTGGAGGTGCGCGCCAACGGCCGGGACGCGCTGGACCGCCTTCGGGCGGCTCCGCCGGTGGATCTGGCGGTGCTCGACGTGGTCATGCCGGGCCTGACGGGGGTGGAGGTGCTGCGGAGCCTCCGCGCCGCCGGCGGGAACGTCCCGGCGATCGTCATGTCGAGCTTTCTTTCCGACGAGGTGCGGCGGATCTGCGGATCGCTCGGCCGCGTGAGGCTGCTCGAAAAGCCCTTCCGGCTGGAGGATCTGCGCCGCGCCGTCTCCGAGCTCCTGCGGCCGCTGTCGTGCTGA